Proteins from one Malania oleifera isolate guangnan ecotype guangnan chromosome 4, ASM2987363v1, whole genome shotgun sequence genomic window:
- the LOC131154094 gene encoding cytochrome P450 77A2, producing the protein MEFLLDLLLLLAAAAFLHLWWKHWSITGGGTKNLPPGPPGWPLVGNLLQVVLQRRPFIFVVRDLRSKYGPIFTMQMGQRTLIIVTESDLIHEALVRKGHLFASRPADSPTRLLFSVGKCAINSAEYGPLWRTLRRNFVTELVNPTRIRQCAWIRKWAFQNHLEKLKKEASEKGFVEVMNNCRLTICSVLICLCFGSKIPEDRIRVIESVLKDVMMMTAPKLPDFLPVFTPLFRRQLREAKELRKKQMECLVPLIRKRKEFVDSGGNLNNASLDMAGPLGAAYIDSLFGLEPEGRGRLGEEELVTLCSEVINAGTDTSATTVEWALLHLVQNQEIQERLYKEISGVVGKEGAVTEAEVERMPYLGAVVKETFRRHPPSHFMLSHAATSETELGGYTVPVDVNVEFYTAWVAEDPEVWPDPGEFRPERFLEGEGVDVDVTGKRGVRMLPFGAGRRICPAMTLGTLHVNLLLARMVHAFKWLPVPDYPPDPTETFAFTVVMKNPLKAIILPR; encoded by the coding sequence ATGGAGTTCCTCCTcgacctcctcctcctcctcgccGCCGCCGCCTTCCTCCACCTCTGGTGGAAGCACTGGTCCATCACCGGCGGAGGAACCAAAAACCTCCCGCCGGGCCCTCCCGGCTGGCCGCTCGTCGGCAACCTCCTCCAAGTCGTCCTCCAGCGCCGCCCCTTCATATTCGTCGTCCGCGATTTACGCTCCAAGTACGGACCCATCTTCACCATGCAGATGGGTCAACGCACGCTGATTATCGTAACCGAGTCGGATCTGATCCACGAAGCCCTCGTCCGGAAAGGCCACCTCTTCGCGAGCCGCCCCGCCGACTCCCCCACGCGGCTCCTCTTCAGCGTCGGCAAATGCGCCATCAACTCGGCAGAGTACGGCCCGCTGTGGCGGACCCTACGCCGCAACTTCGTCACGGAGCTGGTGAATCCGACCCGGATCCGGCAGTGCGCCTGGATCCGCAAGTGGGCCTTCCAGAACCACCTGGAGAAGCTCAAGAAGGAGGCATCCGAGAAGGGCTTCGTCGAGGTCATGAACAACTGCCGCCTCACCATTTGCAGCGTCCTAATCTGTCTCTGTTTCGGATCTAAGATACCCGAGGACCGGATCCGGGTCATCGAGAGCGTGCTGAAGGACGTGATGATGATGACGGCGCCGAAGCTGCCGGACTTTTTGCCGGTGTTCACACCGCTGTTTCGCCGGCAGCTGAGGGAGGCGAAGGAACTGAGGAAGAAGCAAATGGAGTGTTTGGTTCCGCtgataaggaaaagaaaagagtTCGTGGATTCAGGAGGAAATTTGAATAATGCGAGTTTGGACATGGCGGGTCCACTCGGCGCGGCGTACATTGACTCGCTGTTTGGGCTGGAGCCGGAGGGGCGCGGGCGGTTGGGGGAGGAGGAGCTGGTGACGCTGTGCTCGGAGGTGATAAACGCCGGTACGGACACGAGCGCGACGACGGTAGAGTGGGCGTTGCTTCATTTGGTGCAGAACCAGGAGATTCAGGAGAGGCTGTACAAGGAGATATCGGGTGTTGTGGGCAAGGAGGGGGCGGTGACGGAAGCAGAGGTGGAGAGGATGCCGTACCTGGGCGCCGTCGTGAAGGAGACTTTCCGGCGGCACCCGCCGAGCCATTTTATGCTGTCGCACGCGGCGACGAGTGAGACGGAGCTAGGGGGATACACGGTGCCGGTGGACGTGAACGTGGAGTTCTACACTGCGTGGGTGGCGGAGGACCCGGAGGTGTGGCCCGACCCGGGGGAGTTCAGGCCGGAGCGGTTTTTAGAGGGGGAGGGGGTGGACGTGGACGTGACGGGGAAGAGGGGAGTGAGGATGCTGCCGTTCGGGGCGGGACGGCGTATCTGTCCAGCGATGACTCTGGGGACATTGCATGTGAACCTGTTGCTGGCGAGGATGGTGCATGCTTTCAAGTGGCTGCCGGTTCCAGACTACCCGCCCGACCCGACTGAGACTTTTGCTTTCACTGTTGTGATGAAGAATCCTCTCAAGGCAATTATTTTGCCGAGGTGA